From Lysobacter silvisoli, the proteins below share one genomic window:
- the dusB gene encoding tRNA dihydrouridine synthase DusB has product MRIGPYQIAHRTVLAPMAGVTDKPFRVLCKRLGAGLCVSEMTTSDARFWNTAKSRHRMDHEGEPAPISVQIAGTVPEIMAEAARHNVEHGAQIIDINMGCPAKKVCNAWAGSALMRDEALVGRILDAVVRAVDVPVTLKIRTGWDHDQRNALSIARIAQEAGVQALAVHGRTRDQQYTGRAEYDTIAAVKAELRIPVLANGDIDSPLKAAQVLAYTGCDAVMVGRAAQGRPWIFREIAHYLAHGILLPEPSLREVRDRLMGHLEHLHAFYGEPSGVRIARKHLGWYAKDRPENAAFRAVVNRADTAEAQLRLTRDYFDALIAGVPPELPAAA; this is encoded by the coding sequence ATGCGTATCGGCCCCTACCAGATCGCCCACCGGACGGTGCTCGCGCCCATGGCGGGCGTCACCGACAAACCGTTCCGGGTGCTGTGCAAGCGCCTGGGCGCGGGGCTGTGCGTGTCGGAGATGACCACCAGCGACGCACGTTTCTGGAACACGGCCAAGTCGCGCCACCGCATGGACCACGAGGGCGAGCCGGCGCCGATCAGCGTGCAGATCGCCGGCACCGTGCCGGAAATCATGGCCGAGGCCGCGCGCCACAACGTCGAACACGGCGCGCAGATCATCGACATCAACATGGGTTGCCCGGCGAAGAAGGTCTGCAACGCCTGGGCCGGTTCGGCGCTGATGCGCGACGAGGCGCTGGTGGGCCGGATCCTGGACGCGGTGGTGCGTGCGGTGGACGTACCGGTGACCTTGAAGATCCGCACCGGCTGGGACCACGACCAGCGCAACGCCCTGAGCATCGCGCGCATCGCCCAGGAAGCCGGCGTTCAGGCGCTGGCGGTGCACGGCCGCACCCGCGACCAGCAGTACACCGGCCGGGCCGAGTACGACACCATCGCCGCGGTCAAGGCCGAACTGCGCATCCCGGTGCTGGCCAACGGCGATATCGACTCGCCGCTCAAGGCCGCGCAGGTGTTGGCGTACACGGGCTGCGACGCGGTCATGGTCGGCCGCGCCGCGCAGGGGCGGCCGTGGATCTTCCGCGAAATCGCCCACTACCTGGCCCACGGCATCCTGCTGCCCGAGCCTTCGCTGCGCGAAGTCCGCGACCGGTTGATGGGCCACCTGGAACACCTGCACGCGTTCTACGGCGAGCCGTCGGGCGTGCGCATCGCGCGCAAGCACCTGGGCTGGTACGCCAAGGATCGTCCCGAGAACGCGGCCTTCCGCGCGGTGGTCAACCGCGCCGATACCGCCGAGGCGCAGCTGCGCCTGACCCGCGACTACTTCGATGCGCTGATCGCCGGAGTGCCGCCGGAGTTGCCGGCCGCGGCCTAA
- a CDS encoding ferritin-like domain-containing protein, producing the protein MIRLRPEIISAIRAVEDPIDLHRYLQCAVELEHSTIPPYLTAMLSLRPGTNLRIAALIRSIIVQEMLHMSIAGNILIAIGGHPQIDKRGFVPDYPGPLPMDIGNGLIVGIEAFSIPLVKNVFMAIEEPEQEIPIKLSAAEQGYATIGQFYDAIQERIRALGPSIFTHKTAPPQVVAPRWFTPDKLFPIVDVDSACHAIDIIKLEGEGTALDPFQAPGEPAHFYTFGSIVAGRELVVTTDGYAYAGTPIEFDPSGVWPLRPNCKIADFTVGSQARTRIEQFAYNYSALLNALHITFNGHPETLDRAIGLMYDLRVLAVAMMQTVADPDSGQTVGPSFEYVKTQGGMP; encoded by the coding sequence ATGATCCGCCTGCGTCCGGAGATCATCAGCGCCATCCGCGCGGTCGAAGATCCGATCGACCTGCACCGCTACCTGCAATGCGCGGTGGAGCTGGAGCACAGCACCATTCCGCCCTATCTGACCGCGATGCTGTCGCTGCGCCCGGGTACCAACCTGCGCATCGCCGCGCTGATCCGCAGCATCATCGTGCAGGAGATGCTGCACATGAGCATCGCCGGCAACATCCTGATCGCCATCGGCGGCCATCCGCAGATCGACAAGCGCGGTTTCGTGCCCGACTACCCGGGTCCGCTGCCGATGGACATCGGCAACGGCCTGATCGTGGGCATCGAGGCGTTCTCGATTCCGCTGGTCAAGAACGTGTTCATGGCCATCGAGGAGCCGGAGCAGGAGATTCCGATCAAGCTCAGCGCCGCCGAACAGGGCTACGCCACCATCGGCCAGTTCTACGACGCCATCCAGGAACGCATCCGCGCGCTGGGCCCGTCGATTTTCACCCACAAGACCGCGCCGCCGCAGGTGGTCGCGCCGCGCTGGTTCACGCCCGACAAGCTGTTCCCCATCGTCGACGTGGACTCGGCCTGCCACGCCATCGACATCATCAAGCTCGAAGGCGAGGGCACGGCGCTCGATCCGTTCCAGGCCCCGGGCGAGCCGGCGCATTTCTACACCTTCGGCTCCATCGTCGCCGGCCGCGAACTGGTGGTCACCACCGACGGTTACGCCTATGCCGGCACGCCGATCGAATTCGATCCGTCCGGGGTCTGGCCGCTGCGGCCGAACTGCAAGATCGCCGACTTCACCGTCGGCAGCCAGGCGCGCACGCGCATCGAGCAGTTCGCCTACAACTACAGCGCCCTGCTCAACGCGTTGCACATCACCTTCAACGGCCATCCCGAAACGCTGGATCGCGCCATCGGCCTGATGTACGACCTGCGCGTGCTGGCGGTAGCGATGATGCAGACCGTGGCCGACCCGGACAGCGGCCAGACCGTGGGCCCGAGCTTCGAATACGTGAAGACCCAGGGAGGCATGCCATGA
- a CDS encoding metal-dependent hydrolase, with product MDSLTQIVLGAALSAAIAPAGHRRAALLAGAALGTLPDLDVIPVNLLTDDPVSRMTWHRSLSHSLLVLPLIAWALWTWFRSRGGRVAQSPVRWFWAMQAALLTHPVLDAFTVYGTQLLWPLTVRPAMWSSIFIIDPLYTVWLLVACVWAWFARERRSAQPALLLGLALSTLYLGGSLWAKQRVESAAQPALAAMGLGDAPRFSVPMPFNILLWRVVAMTPTGYVEGERSLYADRGPMRFHAYDSDVDAYRQVAGYPSVARLAWFNHGFMKAEQRDGQLVLSDLRMGLEPDYNFRFVVARGGAGGWSEVPAQQLQWPWKAADRLPAMWTRIWHEPALPAGKSEAASATAAP from the coding sequence ATGGATTCCCTGACCCAGATCGTGCTCGGCGCCGCGCTCAGCGCCGCCATCGCCCCCGCCGGCCACCGCCGCGCCGCCCTGCTCGCCGGCGCCGCGCTGGGCACCTTGCCGGACCTGGACGTGATCCCGGTGAACCTGCTCACCGACGATCCGGTGTCGCGCATGACCTGGCACCGCAGCCTCAGCCATTCGCTGCTGGTGCTGCCGCTCATCGCCTGGGCCTTGTGGACCTGGTTCCGCAGCCGCGGCGGGCGCGTCGCGCAATCGCCGGTGCGCTGGTTCTGGGCGATGCAGGCGGCGCTGCTCACCCATCCCGTGCTCGACGCGTTCACCGTTTACGGCACCCAGTTGCTGTGGCCGCTGACGGTGCGCCCGGCGATGTGGTCCAGCATCTTCATCATCGACCCCCTCTACACCGTCTGGCTGCTGGTCGCCTGCGTCTGGGCCTGGTTCGCGCGCGAGCGCCGCAGCGCGCAACCGGCGCTGCTGCTGGGGCTGGCGCTGAGCACGCTGTACCTGGGCGGCTCGCTGTGGGCCAAGCAACGCGTGGAAAGCGCCGCGCAGCCGGCGCTGGCGGCGATGGGCCTGGGCGACGCACCGCGCTTCTCGGTGCCGATGCCGTTCAACATCCTGCTGTGGCGCGTGGTGGCGATGACGCCGACCGGCTACGTCGAAGGCGAGCGCTCGCTGTACGCCGACCGCGGACCGATGCGCTTCCACGCCTACGACTCCGACGTGGACGCCTATCGCCAGGTCGCCGGCTATCCGTCCGTGGCGCGGCTGGCCTGGTTCAATCACGGCTTCATGAAAGCCGAACAGCGCGATGGCCAGTTGGTGCTCAGCGACCTGCGCATGGGCTTGGAGCCCGATTACAACTTCCGCTTCGTGGTCGCCCGGGGCGGCGCCGGCGGTTGGAGCGAAGTGCCCGCGCAGCAACTGCAGTGGCCGTGGAAAGCGGCCGACCGTCTGCCGGCGATGTGGACGCGGATCTGGCACGAGCCGGCGCTGCCGGCCGGCAAGAGCGAAGCCGCAAGCGCCACGGCGGCGCCCTAG
- a CDS encoding cytochrome-c peroxidase — MSCASCHNPRLAFSDARAASQGVHGKAGTRNAPSLLQTATERNFFWDGREQRLEAAVLQPFTNPVEMGLADGALMQRVRAQPDYRADLQAAYPERGDAIGEAELGAALAAYLRSLPRDRSDYDRHAAGDRDALSAEQLAGLEVFRGKAQCASCHLSTGAPATFTDDGFHHLGVNDAAIAGRVAQLLQELPPPGPTLGRTVLSRADIAGLGRFAVTRKPADLAAFRTPSLRNVAATAPYMHDGSVATLEAAVDQEIYYRSLKHGRPISLTVAERRQLLAFLQALTDRDYVASAQP, encoded by the coding sequence GTGAGTTGCGCCAGCTGCCACAACCCTCGATTGGCATTCTCAGACGCGCGTGCGGCGTCGCAAGGCGTGCATGGCAAAGCAGGCACCCGCAACGCGCCATCGCTGCTGCAAACTGCGACGGAGCGCAATTTTTTCTGGGACGGACGCGAGCAACGACTCGAAGCGGCGGTGCTGCAGCCCTTCACCAATCCGGTCGAAATGGGCTTGGCCGACGGCGCGCTGATGCAGCGGGTGCGCGCGCAACCCGACTATCGCGCGGACCTGCAAGCCGCCTATCCCGAACGCGGCGACGCGATCGGCGAAGCCGAACTCGGCGCGGCGCTGGCCGCGTACCTGCGCTCGCTGCCGCGCGATCGCAGCGACTACGACCGCCACGCAGCCGGAGACCGCGACGCGCTCAGCGCCGAGCAACTGGCGGGTCTGGAAGTGTTCCGCGGCAAAGCGCAATGCGCGAGTTGCCACCTCAGCACCGGCGCGCCCGCGACGTTCACCGACGACGGCTTCCATCACCTGGGCGTGAACGACGCCGCTATAGCCGGACGCGTCGCCCAGCTGTTGCAGGAACTGCCGCCGCCGGGCCCGACCTTGGGCCGCACCGTACTCAGCCGCGCCGACATCGCCGGCCTGGGCCGTTTTGCGGTCACCCGCAAGCCCGCCGACCTGGCCGCGTTCCGCACGCCCTCGCTGCGCAACGTGGCCGCGACCGCGCCGTACATGCACGACGGATCGGTGGCCACGCTGGAGGCGGCGGTGGACCAGGAGATCTATTACCGCAGCCTCAAGCACGGCCGGCCGATCTCGCTGACCGTGGCGGAACGGCGGCAGTTGCTGGCGTTCCTGCAGGCGCTGACGGACCGCGACTACGTCGCATCGGCGCAACCGTGA
- a CDS encoding VOC family protein → MSDAGAVNRHPVAMFEIIARDQAAMQAFYSQVFGWQYRAGDAGFAYVHFPVRMQPLLGGIGQADAHAPGFEPGHNFYLLVDDLQATIDAAVAAGGREYMAPADADGYSFAMIQDPEGNPVGLIRPFQR, encoded by the coding sequence ATGAGCGATGCGGGTGCGGTCAACCGTCATCCCGTGGCGATGTTCGAGATCATCGCCCGCGACCAGGCGGCGATGCAGGCCTTCTACAGCCAGGTGTTCGGCTGGCAGTACCGGGCCGGCGACGCCGGTTTCGCCTATGTGCACTTTCCGGTGCGCATGCAGCCCTTGCTGGGTGGCATCGGCCAGGCCGATGCGCATGCGCCCGGTTTCGAGCCCGGCCATAACTTCTATCTGTTGGTGGACGATCTGCAGGCGACCATCGATGCGGCGGTCGCGGCCGGCGGCCGCGAGTACATGGCGCCGGCCGATGCCGACGGCTACAGCTTCGCGATGATCCAGGATCCGGAAGGCAATCCGGTCGGGCTGATCCGGCCGTTCCAGCGCTAG